The genomic stretch CCACAAAGTTAAGTTCCTCGCCTCTCGACTTCGGACGCGTCGTATACAAGAGAAGATGAGGGGGCGGGGAGGGTAATTAAGTTAATGATTTTGAACCCGATACGTCATTCAGAGATTGTTAAGGTTAGTAATAAGAATTCGAGTTGCATATTAATCGCGCTCGAGGTCTATTGGCAGCATCACTTGTCATTACCACAGAATATTTGTACTTATGTACCTCAGATTAACGTTATGAGTACAAACACCCTATCAAAGACCTACCATGTTTTTGAGTTTGGGTAAACGTCGCTGCCAGCAGATATAGATGATTCCAGAAGCAATAATGAGCACACAAACCGATCCGATGATTACTAGAACCACAAACAGATTTCCGAAGTGGCCACGTGACTGACTGGGCCTCGAGTGGCACGTGCTCACGGTCGAATAATTCTGAATTCCGATctgaataaatcaataataataatgaaataaaaaataacagtgttatgaataataatatattatacatattgcataaatctatttaattgattaatatttGCTGCATTTCAATCTCACCTCATATAGACCTCTTCTGATTTCCCCCAGCATTGACACAACATCTTTTGGAGGGATGATTTCTTTAGTGAAAAgacattatgaaaataaattagaCTAAAATACTATAGAAATacaagtttgggaaccccttgcagaatctgtgaaaatgtgaataattttaacaaaataagagagataatATACTAAATGCTGGAAAACTGATttttcagtttaactgttcagaaaaaACAAGGAACTCATGcaaaaccatcacaaaacagaaagacagtcgaggatcatcaggtaaccacacacagtattcagaaccaagggttcacaaacttttgaatggggttattttaataatttcagcaattttttttgtcttgtggactatatgcaaacatattttatgaataatatcttaatcaggacagtactaaataaatgaataaataacatgcatttagtatgatctctcttatttgtttttaacaaattattcacattttcactgattttgcAAGGGGTTCCTAAACTTCCGCATGCCACTGTATATGCATTGTGACTTTTTGTAATAACAAATAAGCACATTTACCCCTAAAATCCTCAATGCGatccacaaaattattattatcaaaattatgattattctaaataaattaaaccaCATTCAGTACAACAAATATTACAATATCAAATGAATACTTCAATAACTTCTAGTAACATGTTATTTTATAGTGtctttgttacacgttacatgaacttactatagtaataaaataaatgatacattaaTGCATGCAATAACCCAAAACCAagccctaatcctaaccatacagtaagtacatgttgttaattaatatgaCTGAGTATTTGAATACAATGTACACTGTATCTCTGACACCGTAAAATAAGTGTAACCTAATTTTGGTAATAAGAATTGAGGGCATAATGGACTTCACTGACATAAAGaagattataaaaatgttacaaatgcaAAACATCTTAAAACAGTGGGTATATTTTcttcaaacaaaacattattacTCATTTTATTCTTTTGATTTTGCGAACTCGAACAAGCCTTTGTCAGGCTTTCTTAGATATTACTAACACCTCTCATTTTAACAATGAATCTTACATTACATGTGACCACAGAGGCcctgagtaagtgtgtgtgtgtgtgtgtgtgtgtgtgtgtgtaccctgCTCGCTGGCTAAAGCCATCAGGAGCTGGTGGTCCTGTTGTGTGGGTTTGCTGAGGAAAATAAGCCAGGAGCCTTGTGGGATGTTCATCTTTCTGGAGAAAGTGTTTTCCAGCATCTCCAGGAGTCTGTCGCCGCTCTCCATACGAAACTCATCCTGTGAAATACACATAAGACACACACCATCATGTAAATGTCACTGtcctaaaatgataaaaaaaagaaaaaaaaaagacatttacatttatgtgtgtatggagggatataaaatccaaaattaattatataatgaaAATGCACCATGAAAtgcagcaataaataaatacatataataaattgatggtataaataaaaatagacaaaaactaaattaagtaCAGCATAAAAaggtgtaatgaataaataaaaaataaagtaaaatatgagCATAAATAAGGCGTCGGTtgcattaatgtaaataaaaatacacactgaAATGTAATATAGAGgacaaattaaaatacatatagaATTATTTAagctaataataaacaaatacaataaattgGGAGTATAAAtgtgcacaaaaatatatattttttaaataaaatatattttactgtaatatagtggacagaataaaaaaataaataaacggtgTAATCAGTATAgcaaacaaaatttgaaaacatgattatataattatataatgcacCATGCAATGTtgcagacaataaataaataaatgaaaatggagAATAAATAATCACAAATCTCAAAGCAATATAGTGGACAGGAATATTAAATACATCATAAAATGgtgtaacaaataaatgaaaaaatatagtaaaatgtgAGCATAAAATATACATAAGTTGCATTTACctaaataaataacatgcaatttgtCAAATAATATAGATTTCGAAATGTGCTATAGCAagcaagataaaataaaaatatgatcatatAATTATACAAGCTGTAATGcatcatgaataaaaaaaatacaataaaatgggagcataaatgcacaaaatttatgtagaaataaaatgcatgtaaatgtaatatagtgGACAGTATGAAAAAGATACATCATTGATGCatcaaataatgtaataaataaataaaataaaatgtgagcaTACTGAGAATGCACATGGAGTTTGTCAGAAAATAGGTTAGACCCTGAAATGTAATATAGCAAACAAAATCGAGTAATAAATCTATGATGATATAATTGCATACCTATTGATGATTAAAAGGAAAAGTGACATAAAAATATCCTTGAAATAAACTGAGAACCAGTGACCACCTAAAAAAAACCAGTCTGCTTGGTCTGTTACTGAGACGTCATGTCTACGATGTTTCTCCACCTTACGTTTGCGCCCAAGAGGCTCAGTAACAGACGTCTTCTGAACAGAAATCAGACTCAGTTTTCTCAATCTCGAGCTCTCGTGGTGTGGGCTGGACTGGTTTCTGATCAATGGCTCTGCAGGCGTCGGGTTCAAAGCATAAAGCAGGGCTCCATCGCAGGAGATTTGGGAGTTTAGTGCGCATCTGTCGGAGCACCGCCGGGGGGAAAGTTCTCCGTGATCGTGCTGCAGTTACGTGGCACTGAAGCGTTTCATGTGGAAACAGACAACCAGCTTCTTCTACACCAACGAGAACGTGTTTGTGCCGATGAAACACCACCGGGTCGCTTTAGACAGCAGTGAGACTCAACAGAGAACTGAAGCTGAAGTCTCGGATGAGAGGATGCTGTCTCCTCTCATCAATGTCTCAAAACACAGTGATTCCAGTCAAAGACACGGCTGTTATAAAACCAAAAATACCTCGATTGAAATGAATTacattaaaaagaagaagatattAAGAATTCATTCCCATGATTGATTCATTGTGAAAGAATCCATTAATTATGACTGAATTCACTCCCACTTCTGATTAATTTATTAGTTTGCTAAATTTAGTAAGTCACAGCCACATTCACTAATTTGTTCCTTCATTTTAGTTAAATCATGGCTGTTGATTTACCCAAATTTAAATGAGGGAATGAATAGCTACAACATGGCCAGGTTTTACTGaaagaaaagagaacaaaaagaTAAAACGTGGACATGAATTAGTAAGTCGAGGAAACAAATTGttaatggattatatatatatatataaactgcatgTAATGTGTGGGACTCTATATAGTTCAGTCAGTTGCGGAagttaaaaaaatggtttaaagttgAAGTACTagaagtaaaactgaaataaaaagtacTTAGACAAACTAATACAAATGACTAAAACGCAACATAATTGctacaaaataactaaaatttgatgtaatgatactgaaataacactggtgtgacatctcaaaatgaatatctcTGATCAAATTGTCACAAATCAAATGATCTGCTTATGATCTTTATTCTTCTATGCCAATTATTAACCAAAATGAATGGGACTGTCAAGCtcaaaaacattacataaaacTGCCACTGAACCATAGTAAAAGTTGCCAATATGACTTTATGTGAAGAACAGACActgtggtgaatgggtgccgtcagaatgagagtgcaaacagctgataaaaacatcacaataatccacagcactccagtccatcagttaatgtctagtAAAGTGGAAagccatcaagacatttttaacttcacacaattcctctgtccataatattgctttctccagttaattttttttttgtctgaatcaggaaagaaatatgcacagatcaagcaccgtttataAGTGAACTTATATGTGGATGGATTTTGATGTCGggggacaacaggggatggactttttcttACTTGAATGAAGCATTATTATGCAAtatcatattttggccagaatacATAGTTTGAAGTTAAAGTTTGTTTCTTACAAGAGAACATCTGTATGCTTCTCAAGATGTtagttgatggactggagtgatgtttttatcagctgtttggactctcattctgacggcacccattcaccgcagagcatccattggtgagcaagtgatggaaaaACTGATTTTTGTGAAGAAAATGCAAGTGGTTTGCATATGCAAGAACAATGTGTGGCTGGGTTCTAGAGAGTTCTGGGTtgggttttgtaaaaaaaaaaaatacaaataaaaataaattttaaaaatggCTCTTACACAGTCAAAGTTGTCTGTCATGTTGAGTATAATGTAGCCCTTTCCTGCGAGGTTGCTCCAGTCGACGCAAATCACCTGCatagagagaaaaacaaagaggATGTTTAGCAGTCGAAGGATCGCAGTGAATTGTTGTGGTTTAACCAAAATGCTAGCTGACAACAAATCTATAAACGCATTACTCTTCAAACACTGTCAGATGAAATCAATCAACAGTGAAATCATTTCCACAAAGACATATTTcatccaaacaaacaaagaagaaTTTTATAGTAAGGACCACCTGTAGATATTTGTAaaagttgaaatgaaaaaaaaaaaagtacataacaTTCTTTGCAGCGTTGTTATTGTTAGctattaaagatcatttttgaAATTCGGAGGGTGACatgatatacaatatatataatagatatacattaaattaaaaacaacaaaatgaaaagaaGAAATAATGTGTTGGCACTTACTGACCtaaattgaagtactaaaataaaaactgaaataaaatgttaaagttatagcaaatttttttttataaaaattacaaaacaaaagtacTATAACTTGAGCTGAAATTACAAGAATAAaagctatttcaaaataaatactttaataacacTGATTCTTTAAAGACATTTCttgttatacagtacatatattaaTAAGATACtgttatatattcacatatatatttaaaataataaaaatatactttattcaATAATACATATTCTTATTTTTGATCAGCGTATCTAACCTACAGCTGAATTTAATGCAAGGAGgattataatattgtattatatattattgcaGAGCTcaattaatttgtcattttctgCCATTGAGTACCTGCTCGGCCTCCTGGGATAGCTCGGAATCGTGAAGCTCCTTTTCGACGAGATATTCGGTGCCGCCGTGACGAAGCTCCGCCCCCTCCTCATCCGCCATTGTGGTGAGCAGCGCCCCCTGCCAGGCGGTTTTGGTGAAGACCACGGGTGGCAGGTCTGAAGTTGGGGAGGATGAGGGTGCGGTTGTTAGCGGCGTGAGGTACCGCCAttcattctcttcctcctcatccagTGCGGTGGGGAAAACTACCAActcttcttcatcctcctcttcctcagaatCATCCTGGTGTGGTTTGTCAGGCTGCAGGGGCTCCCGGCTGGGAAGGGGGCCAATTTCAGGAGATGTGGGTGCTTGTGTTACCTCATGGCTCCTCTCGTCATCAAACAGGTCATCGGACGTCTGACTCCTGTCAGGCTCAGCTGTGGCCTCTGTCTGGTTCTGACGTGTGACTCTAAGGAGAGGGGGCGTGGCAGTGGTGTGGGCGTGGCCTTCAGCACTGGTGATTGACGGACCCGGGGAGGTGTGGGGTGAGAAGCCACTCGATTCTGAATCACGCTCCCACCGCTCCAGGTCCACAGACTCAGTCGTAGGGACAAACAATGAGGAAGAGAGGTTCGTCACAATGGGCTTTTGGCTCAGAGAAAGTGGTGAAGATGGTGGTTCTGGGGACGAAGGGTTGTAATCTATGATGAAATAAAGCAAGAAAAGTAAACATTTCAGAGACATAAAGTATAAAGTACACATGTACTTAACTATTCTAAAGTATGTTTATACTTAGCTATAACTGTATTGATTGTATCTATAGTTGGTTTTTCAAGTTTGGAAGTATTGGATTTTAGAGACCAACCGATACTGATTTTATATGATTGATACAAtaccaattattttaaaatgtgtctgTAAGCCAatgattatttctttatttatgctATTAGACTACATCAGGGtcattataattaactaaaactaaaaattaataaaaaaattaagttagtaagatttattatttatctaaATATAACATCTGAAATCACTAAATCTTAAACTGAAATCGAATTTATAAAAATCTAGCACCTTAAGGCAAAAACtagtgaaaatgaaaaaataaaaataaaacgattaaaaatataaaaaattaaaagtgcattaatgaaactaaaacaacactggactacaccaataaaataattatatgcattacagatatttaacaatatgatatattataataatttactagattcaatttttttaatgttttaatatgatatactaaattttatttatgCCATTATACTGATGCAAAGTTGTGATATAAATAGTCTtaaacttattttcatctttcttTAGGGCTACATCTAAACATAGCTTAACATTGTCTTTAGAGACCCACCATTTATCGGTAGACTTAATATTAAACAACCGATAATCTAAGTTTAAAAGTGTGAATATCTCTAAAAGTGTCCATATCGGCCATCTCAAGTCAGATACTGAAAAGCATAAAATATTCTAAAGCATGTTATAATATAGCATAGCCTTGTAAACATTTAGTTAGTTGAGTTTTACATGATAGTTCATTGATATAGAGCAATCAGGTACATGATTACAAAACACTGATtaagaaaatgctgttttcacAGTTTAGTATAGTAGGATGTGGTATAGTAAGATCTGACGGGAGCATGCTGTCTTATTCATCATTAGTTTCTTGAGTACAGCAGATTGGAGCAGCTGCACTGCAGCACTGCACCTGCGTCtggcacaacacacacatcaggGACCCGAGAGCGCTCGAACGCAGCCTGATTTttcatgagacacacacactgccacACTGAAGCGCTGTAATGAGGAGAGCTATTGTCTAGAGTCAGCAGGAGGGAGACCATCTATCTATACTTCATCATGAAAATTATCATAACTggatgtaatttttaaaaaagcaGCGTACCAGAGAGTGTGTGGCAAGCTTTGGCACACTCCTCCAGTGACAGGAAGTTATTGTGATTTTCTCTGCAGCCCCCAAATATGAAGTTTTCGCACTTTTTAGTGACGGGGTTAAAGTGCCAGCGAGGGATCGCCCCACGATAtatggatggacggatgggtgAACTAATggacggatagatggatggatggactgatggatggatggactgatatatggatggacggatgggtgAACTAATggacggatagatggatggatggactgatggatggatggactgatatatggatggacggatggatgaactaatggacggatagatggatggatggactgatggatggatggactgatatatggatggacggatgggtgAACTAATggacggatagatggatggatggactgatggatggatggactgatatatggatggacggatggatgaactaatggacggatagatggatggatggactgatggatggatggactgatatatggatggacggatggatgaactaatggacggatagatggatggatgaactaaTGGACTGATggacggatagatggatggatggatggacggatggatgaactaatggacagatagatggatggatggactgatggatggatggactgatatggatggacggatggatgaactaatggacagatagatggacggatagatggatggatggatggatgaactaaTGGACTGATggacggatagatggatggatggatgaactaaTGGActgatggacagatagatggacagatggatggatggcaaAATGTCTAAAACATCTAGACAGACTGAATGATAGATCAATAGACTGAGCAAAAGAAGATCTCTGTCTATTTCCTGAACAGATGAATGCTCATTTCATTTTGAGAAGGTACAGGCACAGAGCCAGGAGAGAACACCACACCTGGAagtgtcttcacacacacacacacacacacacacacacaggagctcTCAGTCATAGTTGTGTCCACCTGTCTCTCCATATGGCTGATCAGTCGAGTCTGTTTGCGGTGTGACACGGCATGCGCGTTACTCATTCAGCAGCGGTTGACTGTGAAGGGCTCTCGTGTTCACGCTCAGATTTACTGCTGTGCGCGCAAATCCACTAATCTTCCATATGTGCTTGTGTAAAACAATTAATCGAACATTTTCAAGTTTGTCTCAAGTTCTGAAGTTAAAGATAGTTGTGTTGTTGTCTATCAACCTAACTATCAACCTAAAACTGTTTCATGAGAGTGAGTTACGTGCCAATGTTTAGTACATAGTATTATGGGTTTGCTCAAAACTCTAATATGATAAATTATAACAGTAATGTCTCATGAGTGTGAGACATTACTGTTATACACACAAAATTTCACTCTCCTCATGGCAGAAAATGATTGGATAGCTCCGTCCTTCTCTCCGTCTCATACGCACACACCGGAAACAGGCCACTGCACTTAGCGAGCTAGCAGGTGActaaaaataatactgttttcGGGCACATTAATTCCCAGAAGTTGTGTAGAAAGTGGCTATATTTTCTCTACTCACTGCTGCCAAACACATCCACGAGCACAAGGTGGACTGAAGAATCATCAATGGAATTGTTAAAGCCGACAAAACTCCAATCAACAAAAATAAGGTAAACATCAGGAGGGGACCGTAGGCGTTGAGGAAATGACGCACGGTAATGAGTACTAAAAGCTGCTGTTCACACCACTTTACACCTCTAACTGGAGTTTAAATAACTGTCTAGAGGCTGAGTCATACAGAGATACTGACTTAACatgaatctgtcatcattcagTGCCTTTGCACAATTTATAGATGCAGTGTTTCATTTTGCAACCATATTCAAACATAAATATGCCACCAAATTAGGAAATTAAATGCGTCAAACaacaaacccgtaaaagcttagttcgtcatcggaacacaatttaagatattttggttgaaaactgggaagcttgtgactgtcccatagactgccacgtaaaatacactgtcaaagtccagaaaagtatgaaagacatcgtagAATACTCCCATCTGCCTTCAGTGGTTCAACCTAACGCTATAAAGCGACTAGAATACTATTTGTacactaataaaactaaaataatgactttattcaacaattcctttgtcaacagttaCAGTTTACATCTCTACTTGACAAATGAGATTCATGACATCAGACGAAAAAGGAAAGGTCTTTATGCCTTTAAAAAGTTTACATAGACAAACTTGATGAGCTTGGAGTGACATGCATGAATCATGTTTTGACTTACTGGTTCTACTCACCATTAATGGCACTTAGGTCAACACCACTGTCTTTGGTCTCGATTTGAGCGTTCTTGCCATCCTCGCTGTCTTCGCTGAAGAACCCAGAGCTCTCCTGTGAACTCTCTATGAAGCCAGGCTTGCGATCCCTCGAGACCTCATCGTGTTCCTTAAAGCTTACGTGAACATCCAGACCTGGACCAGCGCTCAGAACCTTGGCACACACCAGAACCAGGAGAACTGAACCTAAATGAAAGGAAAAAGAGCTCACTTTTTGAACTCGGACTCATTGAATACACAGATCAAATTCAGCATAAATAAACCAAACCAAACTCTTTTActgcaaattaataatttttaattgattCAACAGTGACAGATGCTTTCAAGGATCTATAGATCCATCACTGACTGGAGACGTCTTGAGTCCTGATGGACTTCAACCACAGATGGCTCCTTATCATGGCGGCTTAGTGTTGTCTTTCAAACCACCCGGTCTTATCTTTCCTCACCATACCAGGTCACCGAAGGATTAGTGCTGCTTTTAACACTGGACAGCCAAAAATGGAAACAACTGGGGGGGAATCTGTTTGAGCCAAGTTGGAGTTTCAAAGCCAATTAGAGAGTTCTCTAATTCTGTCAGTGCATTAGTTTTTATTCATTGATcagtttaatgaaatattttctctAGCAAGGCTTGGTTTAATTAGTGAGACCAGCAGGTGTACGTCTCGGTGACTCTGGTATTATATCTAgcttgtgtgtgactgtgtggtAATTAACAGGATGGATAAACCAGGCACTTCATGCTCCAATTTATGAATTGACCAACTTTGTTTTCTGGAAACTTTCCAGTGCTTTTACAGACCTGGTGCAACCAGTGAACTCAAGCCATACAATGCTGCGGAAACTTCCAAAATGGGATATTGCTGGAGAGTACAATACCAATTGACTAAATGACATTAACTCAGTAATTCTACATTCAAGTTTGAATTCTGCATTTGGATGTCTGAATACATCTTGCATTCAACATGGAAAGGTTCAGTGAAATGTCACCTGAAGATAAAAATCATCACTTGTACACCTGCAGAGTAAGAGCTAGCATACATACCATAATTCTCCACAATTTGGACATTATATAACTTTGTTGCCATGGTACTTTCTTACTTGCATTCAAAAATGGCGCAAAAACTCGTTGCACGGCTTGATGTCAATAATGCTGAACATTCTTGGATCTTGATAAGTCTAAATGGCATTTTAGAGCCAAGATTAGCAGTGAATAATTACTGAACTTAATGCAAAACTATTGACTTCAAAAGACTTGGAATACAATGGGATTTCATCATGCCTTTATTGTCATTTGTGGAGCTTCACAATCCCTACATGGTCACTTGTCAACAATGGTCATTTCAGTTTACAATAAAAAGACTAATGACGGAATAAAAATTTTGGGGCTTTTCCTCCAACTTTATATGCTTCCTAAACATGTACCACTGAATAGACCAGCCCAAAAGTGTTgtaacaaacacacattcagcTCTATCTCTGTGATGTATGTCATTAGAAACCGTCAACGTCCCACCCCAGTAGATCACATTAATTATGGTCGATGTAATCGAATAGTGCCTCAGTGGACTCCGGTTTCTGCAAGGCAACTTCTGACCTTGGTTAAACAGCAAATAAAGAGTGTGAATTTGCTGACGGCTGAACCCAAACACATCTATCTCTCAGGAAGCTTCTTGGCCTTGTGCCCCAGAGATGCTCTCAAAGTTTGACGGTACATTAATCACAAAATCTAATGAAAATCACAAAGATGAATCATTTGCACATAAACTTGGAAGGACAAAAGAAGAACTTTCCCAGGTAGCAAACAGACGTTGGGCCAACGTCAATATGGGTTGGTTACGTTGGCCCAACCTATCGGACAGAAATACACCGTTGGGCCAACGTTGATATGGTCAGCGGCAAGGGCCCCCACTTCTTTCAAATATATGCAGCATTTCATGTTTATTCTTCCCAGTAAACATGGGGAAAAGAGTGTCTAGCTCCTTTTTATGACGTTGTTTCCAAGCAATAAAATGCATCAAATGTGAAATCAGAACAATGTATTTATTAAAGATTACAAAGAAATGACAGGACATCGTATTACAAGAGAcggttacataaaataaaaacagtaaaaatcgcTCTTCATCTCGGTGAGGGACAGATGTTGCGCTAGTGCGCTTGGCCTCGCGCAGCAGAGAGCGCTCCGGCCGCGCGCGCACTAGAAGAGCTGATGCGCGAGCTCATTCAAGAGAACAGTGAGCGCGTGATTTAGAATTATCGTTATTTTCCGTTATCTTTTAACCGTTGGCCTTCTTCTAGACTTCACTGCAGCCGTTAACTCAGCCAGTCCAAGGTAATCTGCTCGATTCAAtacattgttttaatatataatcagTCTATTATCTAGTGAGGCATTGTGATGGCTTCACGTTAGCAATCTGATGTAAATGTAGCCTTATAATTTAGCCAGCCGTCAGCCTGCTAGATTCTAACATTGTAGCTTTCGTAATCTAGATGAAACAGACGCGAAATCAGCTGTATACTATAGTAACTGTAATTAACGTAAATTTTTGTTTGGCAGCATACTATGTCtgcaaacaacatttattcaGACAGAACACTTAAACGTCAGGCAAAGCGGAGGGCTTACAATATTCTTAGTGAGGTTTACGTCAATACTGAATCTGACGCAGCTGACGTAAACATATGCCTGGAAAAAAACGCCCCTGCTGATGATGTGTGGTCAGATGCTGCATCTGATTGGCCTGTGTCCTATGAATCAGATGAGTTAGAGACTGCGTTTAATGTTGACGATCACGTGATTGATGGATTTTGGTCAAATGCTCTGACAGACACTGACTCAAGTGATGATGAATTTGTTGAGGCTGCAGAGTGTCTTGGGGAGGAGCTCAGAGACTGGGCAATAGACAGCCAAATACCACAATGCCATCTAAATGGGCTGTTGGGCATCCTGAGAAAACATCATCCATATCTCCCAAAGGATGCCCGCACTCTTTTAGGCACTCCAACTAATTATGAGGTCCAGCAGATGGCTGGTGGCACCATGCATTATTTTGGAGTTGAGAAAGGCATTAGGCATGTGTTAAACCAGACTGACCCTCTCCCAAAGGCCATTCATTTACAAGTGAATATTGATGGACTACCTTTGTTCAAAAGCAGCAATACGCAGTTCTGGCCCATTCTAGGATTGGTAGAGGAAGACAAAACAAAGCAACCATTCGTCATCGCTTTATATCTTGGATCTAAAAAACCAGAGAATGTCAATCTGTTCCTAGAATCATTTGTGAATGAATATGGAAAGCTTAAATTAGAGGGTGTGGATGTACTTGGCAAATGTGTAGACATtaaaatttcaaattttgtttgcgATGCAAGTGCGAGGGCTTtcgtaaaaaaacattaaaggccACAATGCATACCACGGCTGTGAAAAATGCACACAGGAGGGAACATGGGCAGACTTTTCCTGAAGTCGATTCACCTTTACGGACAGATATGTCTTTTATTAATAAAGACGATGAGTTTCACCATAAAGGGACCAGTGTGTTGACAAGGGTTGGAATTGGTATGGTCTCCCAATTTCCATTAGATGTTATGCACCTGGTTTTTC from Carassius gibelio isolate Cgi1373 ecotype wild population from Czech Republic chromosome A22, carGib1.2-hapl.c, whole genome shotgun sequence encodes the following:
- the LOC127942847 gene encoding podocalyxin-like protein 2; translated protein: MSVASVQCLMFGSVLLVLVCAKVLSAGPGLDVHVSFKEHDEVSRDRKPGFIESSQESSGFFSEDSEDGKNAQIETKDSGVDLSAINDYNPSSPEPPSSPLSLSQKPIVTNLSSSLFVPTTESVDLERWERDSESSGFSPHTSPGPSITSAEGHAHTTATPPLLRVTRQNQTEATAEPDRSQTSDDLFDDERSHEVTQAPTSPEIGPLPSREPLQPDKPHQDDSEEEEDEEELVVFPTALDEEEENEWRYLTPLTTAPSSSPTSDLPPVVFTKTAWQGALLTTMADEEGAELRHGGTEYLVEKELHDSELSQEAEQVICVDWSNLAGKGYIILNMTDNFDCDEFRMESGDRLLEMLENTFSRKMNIPQGSWLIFLSKPTQQDHQLLMALASEQEIIPPKDVVSMLGEIRRGLYEIGIQNYSTVSTCHSRPSQSRGHFGNLFVVLVIIGSVCVLIIASGIIYICWQRRLPKLKNMSRGEELNFVENGCHDNPTLDVTSDSQSETQEKKHSANGVAAGGDAGSGWRVLVNKPGKDEEDDQEEDTHL